One segment of Caldilineales bacterium DNA contains the following:
- a CDS encoding glycosyltransferase family 4 protein, with translation MRVVMLSKACIVGAYQGKLEELARLPGIELVALVPPSWRDSRGEQVLERAFTRGYELRPTPLLFNGRFHLHHYPRLGDELKTLRPDLLHIDEEPYNLATRHALGLAAGLGIPACFFTWQNLNRRYPPPFGRWERYCFRHAAHAIAGNHAAAAVLRAKGYTGPLAVIPQFGIDPALFAPAPPPPRPFTIGYAGGLVPEKGLDTLLAACARLQGDWRLRLVGSGAHRGPLQALAAQLGIAQRLTWLPKLPSTQMPSFYHSLDVFVLPSRTRPNWMEQFGRVLIEAMASEVAVVGSDSGEIPHVIGDAGLIFPEGEAEALAAHLRRLQTDPALRGDLGRRGRARALACFTQAHVAGATYAVYRQMLAPAARALTLAPV, from the coding sequence ATGCGCGTCGTCATGTTATCCAAAGCCTGCATCGTAGGCGCTTACCAGGGGAAGCTGGAGGAACTGGCGCGGCTGCCGGGGATCGAGTTGGTGGCCCTGGTGCCGCCTAGCTGGCGCGATAGCCGCGGCGAGCAAGTGCTGGAGCGCGCCTTCACCCGCGGCTATGAACTGCGCCCCACCCCCCTCCTCTTCAACGGCCGCTTCCACCTCCACCACTACCCCCGGTTGGGCGATGAACTGAAGACCCTGCGCCCCGACCTGCTGCACATCGACGAAGAACCCTACAACCTGGCCACCCGCCACGCCCTGGGATTGGCGGCCGGCCTCGGCATCCCGGCCTGCTTCTTCACCTGGCAGAACCTCAACCGCCGCTACCCGCCGCCCTTTGGCCGCTGGGAGCGCTACTGCTTCCGCCACGCCGCCCACGCCATCGCCGGCAACCACGCCGCCGCCGCCGTGCTGCGCGCCAAAGGCTACACCGGCCCCCTCGCCGTCATCCCCCAGTTCGGCATCGACCCGGCCCTCTTCGCCCCCGCCCCCCCGCCCCCCCGGCCCTTCACCATCGGCTATGCCGGCGGCCTGGTGCCCGAAAAGGGCCTGGACACCCTCCTGGCTGCCTGCGCCCGGTTGCAAGGCGATTGGCGGCTGCGGCTGGTGGGCAGCGGCGCCCACCGCGGCCCACTGCAAGCCCTGGCCGCCCAACTTGGCATCGCCCAGCGCCTGACCTGGCTGCCCAAGCTCCCCTCCACGCAGATGCCATCCTTCTACCATTCGTTGGATGTCTTCGTCCTGCCCTCGCGCACGCGGCCAAACTGGATGGAGCAATTCGGCCGGGTGCTGATCGAGGCCATGGCCTCTGAGGTCGCCGTCGTCGGCTCGGACAGCGGCGAGATCCCCCACGTCATCGGCGACGCCGGCCTCATCTTCCCCGAAGGCGAGGCCGAAGCCCTGGCCGCCCACCTGCGCCGGCTGCAAACCGACCCCGCCCTCCGCGGCGACCTCGGCCGCCGTGGCCGCGCTCGCGCCCTGGCGTGCTTCACGCAGGCGCATGTGGCCGGCGCCACCTACGCTGTCTACCGCCAGATGCTGGCCCCGGCCGCCCGCGCCCTGACCCTGGCCCCCGTGTGA
- a CDS encoding serine/threonine-protein kinase yields the protein MPPPPTTLGPYRIEREIGRGGAAIVYLAQHERLERPVALKLLQPHLQNDAGFVERFLFEARAAARLDHPNIVAVYDAGQIDGADYIAMEYVEGESLADILRRVAGPLPLDFTTSAINQVAAALDYAHQRGVVHRDVKPSNILVRDSGHVLLTDFGIARAASLSASTQAGAILGTPEYMAPEQAESRPVDGRSDVYSLAIVAYHMLTGAPPFHGPTPQATLYAHLHQPLPDPRDRNPALSPALATVLATGAAKAPERRYPTAGAFAQALAGPSPAAAPPPPAAPSVTPPQPRRRGSNLWIFILIGFLLGLAALSLAVWGILSSQTPGARPPATPTPAVVGIAPTAAPPTLTLAPIVPPATPTPAATPIASPTAEPTATPPPSPTTAPPSAPRLAYVSDRTGSPQIYLLASDGAFDQPLTREGRNDHPFWSPDGSLIFFSSDRDGQPALWSMRPDGSEPTRIFAAADAANYSLSPDGLHVAFARKLDGQYDLFLDGAPWLTLPGDQTAFWWAPDGGRILFEDLSDGHKTLAVATLGSSVPVTLTAPGYDSWNPSWGPDGRAVAYASTLDGNAGIYRQEIGSGERVRLTPLEIWSQAPVWSADGAAIAYIAGEPDQTWTLTTIWADGSGRRPLYNPVFPEATAAWSKAGDRLAFLVDDGDREIAVIGRDGGGFRRLTNNSANDWNPVWEPR from the coding sequence GTGCCTCCTCCCCCCACCACCCTCGGCCCCTACCGCATCGAACGTGAAATCGGGCGCGGGGGCGCGGCCATCGTCTATCTGGCCCAGCACGAACGCCTGGAGCGCCCGGTCGCGCTCAAACTCCTGCAGCCACACCTGCAGAACGACGCCGGCTTCGTCGAACGCTTCCTGTTCGAGGCCCGCGCCGCCGCCCGGCTCGACCACCCCAACATCGTCGCCGTCTACGACGCCGGGCAGATCGACGGCGCCGACTACATCGCCATGGAGTACGTCGAGGGCGAATCACTGGCCGACATCCTCCGCCGCGTCGCCGGCCCGCTCCCGCTCGACTTCACCACCAGCGCCATCAACCAGGTGGCCGCCGCCCTCGACTACGCCCACCAGCGCGGGGTCGTCCACCGCGACGTCAAACCCAGCAACATCCTCGTGCGCGACAGCGGGCACGTCCTCCTGACCGATTTCGGCATCGCCCGCGCCGCCAGCCTCAGCGCCTCCACCCAGGCCGGCGCCATCCTGGGCACACCCGAATACATGGCCCCCGAACAGGCCGAGAGCAGACCGGTGGATGGCCGCAGCGATGTCTACAGCCTGGCCATCGTCGCCTACCACATGCTGACCGGCGCACCGCCCTTTCATGGCCCCACCCCCCAGGCCACCCTCTACGCCCACCTTCACCAGCCGCTGCCCGACCCGCGCGACCGCAACCCCGCGCTCTCACCGGCCCTCGCCACCGTCCTGGCCACCGGCGCCGCCAAAGCGCCCGAACGCCGCTATCCCACCGCCGGCGCCTTTGCCCAGGCCCTGGCCGGCCCTTCCCCAGCCGCCGCTCCGCCCCCGCCGGCAGCCCCGTCCGTCACGCCGCCCCAACCGCGGCGGCGCGGCTCCAACCTCTGGATCTTCATCCTCATCGGCTTCCTGCTGGGCCTGGCCGCCCTCTCGTTGGCCGTTTGGGGCATCCTCAGCAGCCAGACGCCCGGCGCCCGCCCACCCGCCACGCCAACCCCCGCCGTCGTCGGCATCGCCCCCACCGCCGCCCCACCCACCCTCACCCTGGCCCCCATCGTCCCGCCTGCCACCCCCACCCCGGCGGCCACGCCCATCGCCAGCCCCACAGCCGAACCGACCGCCACCCCGCCACCCTCCCCCACCACCGCCCCGCCCTCCGCCCCCCGCCTTGCCTACGTCTCCGACCGCACCGGCAGCCCGCAGATCTACCTGCTCGCCAGCGACGGCGCTTTCGACCAGCCACTGACGCGTGAGGGCCGCAACGACCATCCTTTCTGGTCGCCTGACGGCAGCCTGATCTTCTTCAGCAGCGACCGCGATGGCCAACCGGCCTTGTGGTCGATGCGCCCCGATGGCAGCGAGCCGACCCGCATCTTCGCTGCTGCCGACGCCGCCAACTACAGCCTCAGCCCCGACGGCCTTCACGTCGCCTTCGCCCGCAAACTCGATGGCCAGTACGACCTCTTCCTCGATGGCGCACCCTGGCTGACCCTGCCCGGCGACCAGACCGCCTTCTGGTGGGCGCCGGACGGCGGCCGCATCCTCTTCGAAGACCTCAGCGACGGCCACAAAACCCTGGCCGTCGCCACCCTTGGCAGCAGCGTCCCCGTCACCCTCACGGCGCCTGGCTACGATAGCTGGAACCCCAGCTGGGGGCCAGACGGCCGCGCGGTCGCCTACGCCTCCACCCTCGATGGCAACGCCGGCATCTATCGCCAGGAAATCGGGTCGGGGGAGCGGGTGCGCCTGACCCCGCTCGAAATCTGGAGCCAGGCGCCGGTCTGGTCGGCCGACGGCGCCGCCATCGCCTACATCGCCGGCGAACCCGACCAGACCTGGACGCTGACCACGATCTGGGCCGATGGCAGCGGCCGGCGGCCGCTCTACAACCCTGTCTTTCCTGAAGCAACGGCGGCGTGGTCGAAGGCCGGCGACCGGCTGGCCTTTCTTGTCGATGATGGCGACCGGGAGATAGCCGTCATCGGGCGCGATGGCGGCGGATTTCGCCGGCTGACCAACAACAGCGCCAACGACTGGAACCCGGTTTGGGAACCTCGGTAG
- a CDS encoding Crp/Fnr family transcriptional regulator — translation MRHLSTIDLFQALSEKEREELERISTPSAVRKGKVFYRPEESGDVIFILKEGAVQLYRISPEGKKLVITSLGPGSLFGEMALLGQQMHNTFAEATEDCTLGLLNRADLERLILQRPQLALRMLEVIGRRLREAESRLEDLAFKSIPARLASILLRLAGEADQVSGLTHQDLAEMVGTYRETATQVLNELKGRGLIVIGRKRITISDRPGLVAVATD, via the coding sequence ATCCGACATCTCTCGACGATCGATTTGTTTCAGGCCCTTTCGGAGAAGGAGCGAGAGGAATTGGAGCGGATCAGCACACCGAGCGCGGTGCGCAAAGGCAAGGTGTTTTACCGGCCCGAAGAAAGTGGCGATGTGATCTTCATCCTCAAGGAAGGCGCCGTGCAGTTGTACCGCATCTCGCCCGAGGGCAAGAAGTTGGTGATCACCTCGCTGGGCCCGGGGTCGTTGTTTGGCGAGATGGCGCTGTTGGGCCAGCAAATGCACAACACCTTTGCCGAGGCGACGGAGGATTGCACGCTGGGTCTTCTGAACCGCGCCGATCTGGAACGGCTGATCCTGCAACGCCCGCAGTTGGCGCTGCGGATGCTGGAAGTCATCGGCCGGCGCCTGCGCGAGGCTGAATCCCGCCTCGAAGATCTGGCCTTCAAGAGCATCCCCGCCCGCCTGGCCTCCATCCTCTTGCGATTGGCCGGCGAGGCCGACCAGGTCAGCGGCCTGACCCACCAGGATCTGGCCGAGATGGTGGGCACCTATCGCGAGACGGCCACGCAGGTGCTCAACGAGTTGAAGGGCCGCGGCCTGATCGTCATTGGGCGCAAGCGGATCACGATCAGCGACAGGCCCGGTCTGGTGGCGGTGGCGACGGACTGA
- a CDS encoding dTDP-4-dehydrorhamnose 3,5-epimerase family protein, with protein sequence MPYTNNISGQIEGVVLKELVTHADPRGFFREVIRVTDAFFSDGDAAAQGFGQWSHARNFQGVIKAWHIHQKQTDWWYCPLGNLKVALYDARPTSPSHGQLMELYLGDNYPPAVLRIPPGVAHGYRVLSAEAHMLYITSHTYDPADEGRIPHDDPVIGYDWLAGHKIT encoded by the coding sequence ATGCCCTACACCAACAACATCTCCGGCCAGATCGAAGGCGTCGTCCTCAAGGAACTTGTCACGCACGCCGACCCGCGCGGCTTCTTCCGCGAGGTCATCCGTGTCACCGACGCCTTCTTCAGCGACGGTGACGCGGCCGCCCAGGGCTTCGGCCAGTGGAGCCATGCCCGCAACTTCCAGGGCGTGATCAAAGCCTGGCACATCCACCAGAAACAGACCGACTGGTGGTACTGCCCGCTCGGCAACCTCAAAGTCGCCCTCTACGACGCCCGCCCCACCAGCCCCAGCCACGGCCAGTTGATGGAACTCTACCTGGGCGACAACTACCCCCCCGCCGTGCTGCGCATCCCGCCCGGCGTCGCCCACGGCTACAGAGTCCTCAGCGCCGAGGCCCACATGCTGTATATCACCAGCCACACCTACGACCCCGCCGACGAAGGCCGCATCCCCCACGACGACCCCGTGATCGGCTACGACTGGCTGGCCGGGCATAAGATTACATAG